A segment of the Candidatus Protochlamydia naegleriophila genome:
TGCAGATGCGATTGATGGTAGTCTTCTGGTGAGTTTCCAAGCCAGTTACTTTTCCAATCAATGATGTAATACCGTTTTTGATGGACAAAAATGAGATCAACAATTCCCTTGATCAATCCGTCGACCTCCATTAAACCTTCCAAGGCCAACGAAGATTCATAAGGAAAAAGAAAAGACATCTCACGATAGTGTTGCCAAGGCTCCAATTCGGCTAAACAAAAAGGAGTCGTATGGATCCCCAAATCGGCATGCATGACATTAAACGCCAGATCTGCCAAGACGCTTTCCCAGTCTTTAAATGCGGCTCTTTGGATCAAGGGGCGGACAAGCGGTAGAGCCTCTTGGCTATTTTTTAGAGAGTAAAAGTCGCCAAAAGAGAGTTTTTCTAATAACTGATGAATAAACACACCGGTGTCACTGCTAGCAGGCAATGTATGCACATCTTTAATGGGGTGATTAAAGTCATGAGGAGGGGCTTTTAATAGACGCTTTGTAGTTATAGAGGGATGATTTAGACTCGAAAAAGAAGCCATGATAAGCTCTGGAGCCACAACCTCTACAGGGCTCGGCTGCTTTAAATCTATGCACGTATTAGCCTGCTTGGGAATGGCGGCTAGAGAGATTTCTTCATGAATAGAATAGCTGATGTGGTGCTTGGAGCCAACTTCCTGAATAAATTCCAGGAAAATTTTACCGTTAAACTGTTTGATGCGTTCATAGAGCTCACCATAAGAACAAGCTGGCTGCCAAAGCCTGCCCAAGAAAAGGTCTATGGGAGATGCATCTCCAAATGCCAGGCGATCTGTTGGAAAGTGAAGGCTGATTGGAATATAGAGTTGGTATTTCGCTCTTGTCATGGCAACATAGAGCTGGCGCATTTTTTCTGCGTCCGTTTCTTCGCAAAAGCGATGATGCTCTTCGCATTCCTCTACCAAAGGAGTTAGGAGCAATTGCCCCTCTTTTTCGATAGGAATCAACTCGTTCCGCATTCCGCTTCGTTGGGCAAGTCCAAGGGCAAATACGATGTCAAACTCCAATCCTTTGCTAAAGTGCAGCGTTAAAATTTTTACCCCGTCCTTAGAGGGGTCTTGGAAACGCTTCACGCGTTCATCATCATTTTCTTGCCATAGTTGAAACTTATCTAAAAAAGGAATCAACCCCTCCGGTCCATTCCATTCGCGGTAGCGGTGATCGATGGCGATATCGGCGATCTGCTGCAGATCATGATAAAATTCGAGTCCACCTTCTTTTGATAATAAATGCTCGAGTACGCTAATCCCATCCATTCTCCAGCTGCTCTGCAAAAATTCCTGAAAGAAAAACGCAAATCCTTTTTCGGCAAGGCTTTGACGCAGACGCTGAATGACTGCCAGAATAGGTTCCAGATAGTCATCCGTTTTTAGTTCTGCATGATTCCATCCAAGCAACGGCGTCCCTAAAGCCGTACGAATGGCACCTCGATCGTGGGGATGAAGAATAGCTCGAATGAGATCGATCAACGAGGTAAGGGCTGTAGATTCGGCAAGGCTCGTTCCGCGTTGATTCAAATAAGGAACTTGTTGTGCATCGAAGTACTCAGCCAGGCGGAGCGCCTGGTGCCTGTCTCTAACTAAGACAGCAAATTGGCGAAAGGCGAATCCCTTTTGCTCTTGCAGCCTCCTGATCTCTTGCACGATAAAAGGGAAAAAGACTTTATCTTCTAAATCTTGCCATTTTGGTCTCTTGAAGGCGCTTCCATCACCAATAAAAAAATGGACTGCTCCCTTTTCATCTTGAAAATGGCGATCCTGGTTAGACGGCGATGTAAACACTGGCTGATAAGGCAAATAGAAATCTTTTTTAGGCAAGGGGATCAAGCGGGGCGTATTTTCGGAAGAAAACAACGCATTGAGGGCATTGACTAAATGAGGTTGCGAGCGGTAATTGACATCGAGTGAATAGCAGTGATGCTCGCCCAAGGCCTGAGCCGCGGCTAAATAAGTATAAATATCGGCTTGCCTGAAGGAATAAATCGACTGCTTGGGATCACCCACAAGGTATAAATAACCTGTCCAGACACGTTCGTCTGGAATAAATAGCCTTCTAAAAATTTGCCATTGAATCGGATCGGTATCTTGAAATTCGTCGATGATGGCAGCTTGGTAAGTCAATTGAATCTGCTCTAAAAAATGGGCTTGATCCAAAGCCCAATCCATTTTACGCAACAGATCGTCAGGCGACAGCTTCTCCTCTTCTCTTTGATAGCGACGCAAAAGCTTTTGACAATCACGCGCCAGACGTGTCAATAAAACCGGAAAACTGCCTGCCTGCAAAACGAGGGGTTCTAAACGCTGCTTCAGTTCTTGAGTAAGGGTCGGATAGTGCAAGGCATCGCTAGCCACCTTGCGGCTTTTCAAAAGCTTGGGATCGAGAGCCATAGTCCACACTAGGTCATCTTGAATGAGCTTATCAAAATCTTCCGTTGTCCACTCTTCCTGATCGAATAAAGCCGCAAAGCGAGCAACCTTGGCTAATGTTTCGGCCTTTGTTTCGCCGCTCTTGTAATTGCGATAGGATGCTGATTGGGCTTGAAAGTCTGCAAGCATTTCAAGCGATTGGAGAGGATAGATCTGCTTTAACTCGTACATGATCGCAACAAATTGCAAATAGAGCTGCCTAAAAGTTGGCAGTTCTTCAAAGTCGTAACCGCTCTTGATAGTCCTTAGCAATTTCTTTTGATCGGGATCTTCTTTTAAGACAATGTCCAGCTGCGCCGGACTATAGCTTTCCAATCTCACTTCTGTGCGGAAAAAATCGCGAATGACCGCTAGAATTTCAGACTGCGGCAATGTTTCCTCTCCATACATCGCATGGAACCCCATATCGCTTTCCATTGCATACTGCTTGAGCATTCTAGAACAGAAAGAATGGATGGTAAAGATCTGGGCTTGGTCAAATCCAAAAAGAGCCTGCTGCAGCCTTTTCTTAGCTTTTTGGACGCACTCCTCTCCGTCTTCCATGAAGGCTTTCAAATAGTCGGGTGTTGTACCCGCAATCGTTTTGCTGTTTATCCATTCATTCAAAGAATGCAGGGCTTGCTCGATATTGGAGCGAATGCGCAGCCTTAAATCTCTCGTTGCGGCGCGAGTAAAGGTCACGACTAGAATCTTATTCAAAGGAAGGGGTTCGGCTCCATGCTGGCTTTCGATCAAGAGGCGTACCACGATATTTTGAATGGAAAAGGTTTTTCCCGTCCCAGCCGAAGCTTCCAGCAAGTAGTGTTGATGAAGGATCATCTGCCGATCAAGCACATTAAATTTTTTCATCATTCTGCTACCCCGCTCACCTGTTTAGAAGGATACCAAAAGCGCATTAAATCGCCCGCCAAGAGTTCAGTTAGCTCTTTCCATTGTTGTAAAAGCGCCTCGGCATTGGGAAGATTGTCTTTATTGAGAATCCAGCGCACGTCCGGGCTTTGATAACTGCCAAATGAATCTGAAAAAAGCTGTCTCATTTTATCTTGAAGCCCGCAAGCATTCCCTTCTATGATCAATGGAATCCAGTCTGGAATTAATGGTGAAAAGTTTTTCAAGCATAGTGCGTAGTAGCTGACAAATTGTTTTAAATAAGGCGTGCTATCTTCAAAAAAGGCCTTTTTAGGCTGCGTTGCATGGGTAAAAATGAGCTGTCTTTGTAGTTTTTCAGGATAAAGCCTAGCCGCGCAGTCATAAAGAAGAAACTGCGGCCATGCTTTCCAAGCATCTGCCAACGTGCCTTTACCTGTAACAACCAAGCCCTGCGAAGAGACATGAGCAAGCTTGCCAACAATAACCAGTTCATAACTATCTGGATAAACCAGTTTGACTGCTGGAAGCAGCCACTGGTCTTCTTGAATCTGGCATGGTTCTGTACAGCTAGTACAAAACTCAACTTGGAAAATGGTCTTTGGATCGATCCGATGCTTGTGCAAGCGCTCATGCAAGTCATCCGTTTCTTCTTTGAGTCGCTTGGTAGCCACCGTTTTAAAAAGCCCGAACGGAAGCTTTCCTTCTTTTTCAGCTATCTGCACGACCCGTTCAAACGGCTCTTTCAAAGCCACCTGTTTGAGCTGATACCTATCAAGTGAAGAAAGCAGCAGCTCTTCCTCGTCTTTAATTTTGCGGTCTTCTTCGCCTTGCAAATAGATTTCCAATCCCTTGTTCAAGTAGAACTTGATAGGATAGCGAGCAACGCTGTTGAGCGCTTTGAGATTGATGACGCTGTGAGAGGGAATTAAATCAGCTTGAGGATGGCTAACGAAAGTAAATTCATTTAAAAAACTATGGGGAGGATGCTTGTCTTTTTGATAGTAGCACTTAGCCGAATGATAGTCAGTGCGTGAATAGTTAGGCAAAGACGTCTGTGCCTGAAAATAGCGGCTATCGAATGAATCGAATGGATGCTTGAAATGACACACTTCTACAATGCTCTTGCCTTGAATGGTATAGTGGCGGTTCAAGTAAGAAAAAAGCTCTTCTATGACAAGGCTCGGCTGCAGCTCCTTGGACTCTTGCTGGCTATAGCCTTGATGGCTAATCAGCAAACAATCGCTAGCCGACTGCAAAGCCTCTAAGAATAAATAACGATCGTAATCGGTTGGATTGGGACTGTAGTCGACCTGATCGTGCCCTGCCATCAAATTGAGAGAGGAGTGATAACTAACGCGCGGAAAAACACCTTCCTGCATTCCCATAAGGGCAATGACTTTGGCAGGGATTGATCGCAAAGGCATCAAAGAGCAAAAGCGGATCGATTGCAAGTGATTTTCGCGGTAAGTAATACCCCGCTGTTGCAGCAAATGATTTAAATGAATTTTAACTGATTGAAACGAAAAGTGGGACTGTTTAAAGCTGCGGGCAGACGAGCGCAGGATCTCGAACTGTGCTTTCAGCTCTTCATAATCTTCAACCGACTGCGAATCTTCAAAATCAGGTTTAAAGTAGTTGTCAAGGAGGCATAATAAATAATTCGACCAGTCGTCCATTGTCATTTGAGTCCGATCTTGCAAAGGAGACAAATCATCGCGCAAGGAGTGCAAGAGCCGAATCCATTTCCCCATTAAATCGGTTTGCGAAAAGTCGACACCTTCACATGGAAGCATGTCGAGGGAAAGAGCAGCAGGTGATTTTAAAACTAATCCCAAAAGCAGACGGGTCAAACCAAAGTCCCATGTGCCAACTGCAGTTTCATCAACCATGCCTTGCTGGCAATGCCGCCGCTGCAATAACTCGTTGCGGTGCAGCCAGTCCTCACCCCAGCGAATGCCAGCCTGCTCTATCCATTCTCGAATGAGGTAGTAATCGCTTTGCGCGAGCTGATGGCACCGTTGAAACGAGCGATGCTCAAATAACTGCAGAAGCTGGCTGACTTCCCAGCGACTTTCACTTAAATTCAGAAGCTGCAAAAACCCCTGCACAATTTCACTTTGAGTCTGCATCCCAAGATCCAAAATTTGAAAGTCGAGCTGGCTGTCGACTGCTCCAAAAATGCTTTGAATGTAGGGTACATACTCTGTAATTTGCGGTGCCATGACAATGATGTCGCTTGGAGAAATCGAAGAATTTTTTTCGATGATAGACAAAAGATTATGGTAGAGAATTTGCACTTCGCGCCGCATCGTGGGAGCAGTATGCATTTGGATCGAGCTATCTTTTTGCTCTAGATTAAAAGGAGGCTCCCCTTGAGGATTGCGCATAACGAGCATATCGGCTTGAATCGCATGCAAGAGCGTCAAAGGCTTTTCTGTGGCATCGAACTGCAAATCTTCATGCAGAAAAAGCTCTTCGCCCAGTACATTGACGTGATCGGGAAGGAGATAGCGTGCATACGTTTGCGCTTGGCTTTCCTCTATTTGGTGGGCCATCTCACGGCCAAGCCTTCCAAAATTCGCTAGAAGAGGATTGCGGTCGCGCAAGAGCTCTTCTAATTTTAAAACATGTGGAGAAAACGTGCCCAGTTTTTGCTGCCAGAAGCTCTGCAAATAGGCTGTTTCTTTGTCAGAGCGAATATCGCTCCAAAAAACAGCACAAGGAGATAACAAATAGTAATATATTTGCGTATAGGGAGTCAGTCTGCACAAAAAGTCGAATTCCGATCGCGATGCAAAGCTGATTGAAAAAAAATGCACCTCGCAATTCGAGCATGGATGCAAAGGCTGCTGAAAGGAACGGCTTGGATAGCTCCAGTTGGTGTCGCAAAACAGCGTTTTCCATAAACGCCCTTGCCATCCCCCTTGCTCTCCCTTTTCCCATTTAGAAACAAGCGGATAAGCATACCGTCCGTAATCTTGAAAAATGCGAGCCAAATGTTGACTCAAGCCGACTAACCGCTTTTCCATCTTACGGGTCAACTTAAGCGAAGAGCCTATTTGAGAGGGGTCGAGTTTTAAGTAATAGACCAAGGGCAGCCAATCTTGCTGCTCAGCCGTAGTTAGGTAATGGAATCTCTTCAGACTTGCAACAAGCTCTTTTTCAATCGCCAAAGAGAGCTCTAATGAAGAGGGAATGTAGGAGTTTGGAGATTGGAATAGGCGAAGCAGCTGATCGAATGCTTGATTGAGATAAACAAATTCGATGCCTGCAGCAACACCTAAATCCGGATCTTGCGCCATCTGCAGAGTCAACCACGCTTTCATAGCCGGTCCATAGACAACGACCAATCTGCGCTTAAAAGGAGTTGTAGAAACCCCAAACAGGATGTGCTTGAGCTGTTGATAAAGCATCGACAATCGATTGCTAAAAAAAACATCTAAGTCATGTACCATTCCAATTCCTTATCTCATTTCAACCAAAGCAATCTAGCAAAGAAGTCGAGATTGCTAAAGGAAAGCATTTTAACAAGATTGATCGAAAGCAACAAGTGTAACTTATAGCTCCCCAACTAAAGAAAAATCTGAAATTAAACACCTTGGAAAATTGAAGATAAGCTGACAAGAGGTGCTCGAAATTGATTTCTTCATTTATTTTTTTAACTCCTATTCCCTCCAAGTGGTAGATGCTCTATTTTTTGTGAAAGAGCGGCTAATTTAACCTGCAGCGCCATCATATCGGCAGCCAACGTAAACACGACATCTGATTGACCGGCAATAATCGATTGTTGCAGTTCTAAGAACAAATCAGACATGTTATGGTGCATGGCTTCATAAGCGATTAATATTTTTTTTACATCTCCAGTAGCGTCAGAATATCTAGGACTAAAAGACCTCTGCGTGGCTCTTACTTCTTGCAGCGACTTAAAAGCCTCTGCCACCACTTTGATCGTCGCTCTAACTGTTTTGGCAGGAGACAAGAGAATCTGCGTCACAATCTCTTCTTCATTGAGCGCCAAGGTAATGACATTATCTTCAAAATCATCGGGCAAGTGTAATTCAGTTTTGGCTGCGTCTATAAACCGCTTTAACGCGGCACGATGCGTCATGCTGCGCTGTTCGCCATCAACAAGATAAACACCTGAAGCTAAAGGATTTTGCAGGTCGGCTAATTGAATTGAAAATTTGAGATTAGCATTCAGGGGTAAGTCTTTAAAATACGCCGATCCAGCTTTATTCAAATAAATATTCCCTCTTAACAAGTCGATCCCAAGAATTGGAGAGTTATGGCCTGTTCCTTTGCCTTTAAGGAGCATTTTGGTTTTCCCTGCCATCTGCATTTTCAAGAGGTGGTTAAGATTCTCAATGGCTTCCAAATGATCAGTGGCAAACCAATCGCAGGTTCCCCCCTCCAACACAGTTTCGATATCAGACGTTTTGAAGTGCAGATGAGGATCCACAAATATAGGGTCTATACACGCCACCATTTTTTTTCCGTCTTCGTTGTTGTATTTAACGACAACTCCGCAGTGATGTATTCCCTCACTTGCCCGATCATATTCCGCCCAATATCCCAGCTTTTCGCCCTCAGGAATGGGAAGAGTAGACCAGATATTCGCCATGCGGCATCCCACCACAGCCGATTCTATTCCCATGGCTCGCAAGACAGTTTGCGTTTTGCTTGCAATGACGACGCAGTCACCTGATTGATATTTATCAAAAATCTCGCTTGGAACAGGGTCAAATGCTTCAAAAGCCTGAAAAAGAGTGAGAGCCGGATTGGACTGTCTAGCTTCCCTAAAAAATTTCATCAGCTCAAGCATTGGACTCACATTATTATAAACTGTCCGATCATAGACTTGTAAAAAGACCTCCTCTAACTGTCTGATCTTAGTTGGCATGTTTTCGTTAGCTTGGAGCAGCTTGAGCGGCCTTCCCATTTTTTTTGCGGGAGAAGCTAGCCTGAGCAGGCCCTCGCGCGTATAAAAAATGCGGCGCCCGCCAACTTCAAGAGCCAGGGTCCCTGCTAAACGGCTATTTGAGGGAGAAGCTGTGTTGTAAACATCGACGAAGCGAACCAGCTCCTTTTCAGAGACTTCTCCATTCTTAAACAGTTTGAATTGTTTAACCTTAAGCGCTATCGAATCGGGGAAAAGAGACTCATCATAAACCAGCAATAATTTAGCCAAAGCCCTGTGCAACCGTTCATCTAAATTGAGAGAAATCGCTTCTTGCATGAGGTAGCGAGCCTCATCAATTTTCCCTTTAAGCTTGAGCATATTCTTGCGAACAGAGTCGATTTTTCCTTTCAATCCGCCTGCAGACAGGCGATGCTTTAAATCCAATTTTTTCTTTACTAATATAGTAAGAACTGTTCGTTCATTATTTGAAAGAACGCTTCCTTGTAAAAGATTGGCAGTTAGCAGCTTGATGTCGAGTTCAAGAGAAGCGCCGCTACTAACAGACTCAACCCTCTGTTCTCTTTCAACTATACTGTAAGCCGATCTCGAAGCTTCAAGGGTGCCACAATCATTCGTCATCTACCGCCGCGTAATTTTAAATACTTAACGAACCTTCATCGTCGCTTAAAGCCGAATCTTCGAATTCATACAAAGTAACAGAATCCCCTGATGTTTTTGAGTGTTCGCAAGACTCTTTGCCTTTACTTGTCTTAGCCATTTGAATGGTGATCATTTCTTTCAATTCATCGGCCTGTTTTTTTATTCGGGCAATTTCTAGAGCTGTACTACGAACCTCATCAGGCGCATTGGCAATAATGGCATCTTGCAATTCATCAAACTCAAAAAGCAGCTGTTGATATTTCTGGCGATAGCAACGCATTAAATAGTTCTCTTGACCCTTTTCTCTAGTGAGCGCATATTCATTCTGTTGAATATTTACTTCTCTCACTATCTCAAGAGCTGATTTTGTTTCATGGTATGTCTCTTTAGCCGTTTGAGCAGGAGAAAGCAAGATCTTCTTGATAATCCCTCGTTCATTTTCTGCTAAGGTTACAATATTTTCAGCAAAGTCATCAGGCAGCTGAAAGCGCTCTTTTGCAATAGCAGAAAATAATTCTAAAGCATCCTGTGCAGCAAGCAATTGCTCTTGCCCATCAATGAAATACAGTCTTGCCACGTTATTTCTTAGCTCTTCCAGTTGAACCGAAAAATAACCGTCAACGTTTAAAGGAAGCCCTTGCAAACCCTTCATACCTGTCCGATTCACGTAGATATTTCCCCGCAAAAAATCGACGCCAAAAATGGGCTCCAAACCATTAAAATCCGGTCCAAGCAATTGCATACTTGTTTTTCCGCTCATTTGCTTTTTTAATATATGACCGAGATTGATAATTCCCTCAAATTTATCCGTTCTGAGATGCTGCACTTTTTTGTTAAAAGGAAATAAACTAAAATCTTTTCGTCGCATCAGAGGTTCTTGATAGGCAAAGGTTGGATTCATGTAAGCAACCCCTTTGTCACCTTGAGAATCAGAAAAAACTGCCACGACTTGGCAATGAAAAATGCTTTCCGTTGCTCTTTTGTATTCCTTCCACACCCCAAAATGGCTAGGCTTTGGAATAGGGGGAGAGGTCCACATATTACGCGTCGGAGTGCCCAGAACAGCCGAAGGGAATCCTCTTTGCTTTAAAGCTGCCTGTATCTTTGCCGATACAGTCACACAATCCCCGGAGTTATACTTATTAAACATATCGACAGGATCGGGGTCGAAAGCTAGATAAGCCTGGTGCAGGGTCAACGCTGGATTCTCTGCCTTAAGCTCCCTAAAATATTTCATAAACTCGAGCATTGGGCTGAGGTTATTGTAAGGAGCCGCACAGTAAATTTGAAAAAAGGCTTCCGCTATCTCATCAAGTTGTTGACCATTCCAATTTTGTTCTTCCTTTGAAATGGCAATGGGAACAGTCCATTTTTTATCAAGCAGCACAGCTCCCAAAGTTCCCTCTCTAGTAAAGAAAACCCGATAATCTTCCGCTGCAAAGGCTAGATTGCCAGCTAAGCGCCTGCTTGCAGGGCATGAGCGATTGTAAGCATGGATAAAAGTATAGAGCCTGTCTGCGCTATTTTCCTCTAAAGAATTTAACCTTTCTTCAACTCTTGCCTGCACAAATGCAGGCTGCAAGGCCTCATCATAAATCAGCAATAACTTTGCTAAAGCGCGCAAAGAATGGGGAGTTAGGCTCAAAGAAGCTATCTTCTGAATCAAAAGTTGAGCCTTTGCAATATCTCCCTTAACTTTCAGAATATTTTTTCGGACATCGTTTAGCTTTTTTTTATAGGAACCCACTGGAAAACTGACATACCAAGATAATTTTTGACTGATACATCTGCTCAAATCTGCTTTTTCGGCATCTAATAAGGGATTCCCATTAAGGAGGTTGAACGCAAGCATCTTAATATCAAGGGTTAGCAACGAGACAGTCTCTGCCGGTTCTTCCATAAACGCTGACATCATCCTATCTGAAGTACTAGGAAAAACGATCATTTCATTCATATTAAACACCAATAATTAAATGCAAATCCAGAATATTAAAATCTCAAAACATTAATAAATACATTAAAAAAAAACAAACTAATAGCACCTTGACAATTCACTTCAAAGCAAATAGTTATTGGGTAAATAAAAAAGACAATCGGAGGAACCATTGAATCGGGAAAGATAGCTTGCGGCAAAAAGACAGCATGAGAATAAGATCGGCAATGCCGATTCTTATTCTCAAATAATCTGATAAAAATTAGATGGGAGAGTCAAAATCTTCTAATAAGAGGCTTAAAGGCACCGCCACAGAATTTGCAGCAGACTGCATCGCGCTTTGATAATCGATTTCGGCCTGCTCAAACAAAGAGCGAGCCTCATCGACTTCATTTTGATGCATAGCCTCTAAGGCCTTAAGATAAGTTTCTTCTGCTTGGCCAAGCTTATTTGTATTGTCGCCACGGTCAGCATTTTGCTTCGAGTCTATAAAATAAGCTTTTTCCCTTGCAAGTATGGTAGAAGTGTAGAGTGGCCATAGTTTGAACAAGCAAAAAGCTGGCGCTATCATGATGGATTTAACATAGTGTTCGCGATTGTTCAAAAGAAATAAGATGTTATCTTTAAAATCGGAGGGCTGATTGAACTCTTTCTGGATTTGAGCCAAGAATGGCTCTATTTCCTTATTTTCAAGAGAAAAGAGAAGCTTGCCTGTTTGGTTTAAAAACGTTGAAAAATGGCTCGGATTCTTGGAAATTACAGCGACTGTTCCCTCTAACAAATTCAGTTTGAATACATCTCTTGTATTGTGCTGTAAAATTTGCAGAATAAAGCTGGTTTGAATAGCCCCCTTGATGAAGGGAGTCATCGATTCGATGGGAGTGCAAGGCTTCATGTTCAGCTTTTTGAATTTTTCTTCAAAAGCTTGTATTGAGTCGAAATGGGTAGCCAATTCTTTCTGAGGGATGAAAGCTTGCTGTAAAACGATGACCTGCTCTTGATTTGCCTCTCCTACATATTTGACCAGGTTAAAAAAAAGCGTATATCCTTGTCCCAGCTCTTTGGCCGCTTCCCATAAAGACGGTAGCTGCTTAGATGCTTGAAAAGGCTGAGGAAAATTAAAATTGTGGGTTGGGCGCGACTCTGCCCCTATTTCTATTTTGAGGTTGTGCTTAGCTAGTTCTTGCTGAGCCACTGTAGCGATCATAGCAGTGGTTCCTCCATGATAGGTGCTCAAGATTTTTTCGCTCAAGGGTTGATAATGAGCGAAGAACTCTTCCCAAGAAGTATGAGATGATTGCAGCTTGAGTTCCCCAATCAAGTCCAGAACAACACCTAATGAATTATAGTCTAAATCGTGGGTCAATTCTTGATAAGCTTGAATGATTCGATTGATATCCTGAGAAAAAAGCGAAGGTGCAATCATGGAAATCGGAGTTGGCGAATGAGGTGTGATGAAATTCATTCTATTCCCCCTTAAAGGCTTTTTGTATCATACGTTTATGCTCTTTCCATACATCATTAATGACTTTGCTATTTAAAGGAATATTATGCCCTTCGGGCCTATTTCCGTTCAATTCGGAATAAAATGGGGGTAATTTAATCACAGGTATTTGTTCCTCAAGTTCTTTTTCAGAAAGACCATAAGCCCGCCTTAACCCCGCATAAAAAGACGCTTTTTTAAAGTCGATCACTTCATCGGTGGGAGAGACGATGACCCACTTATAACCTTGAATCTTTTCCCAGTCTTCCAGAGGTTGTATATTCCACCCCATTGCCTGCAAGTAAAGATTGAAAAGGGAGCCAGAAATTTTTCCACTTAAACAGACCTCCACGGCTCCCCAAGACGAAAGAGATCGCTCATTGCAAATGGGTCCATCTTCATGAAGTGCCCTTAAAGCCACTCCAACTGCTCCGCCTAAAGAGCGGGCGTGAATCAGGATTCGATTGCTAGCGACCCCATGGCGTTCCAAATGCTGGAAGACAGCATCAGCATCGATGACGAGATCCTTAAAGCAATTGGGATAGCCGCTACTTTCGCCTACGCCGCGGTAATTGAAAGAGATTAGATTGCAACCTGTTTCCTTGGCATACCAATTCAGAAAGGCAAGATTATCTTCGTACGTTTCACCATTTCCATTTAAGTAGAGAATCCAGTTTTGCTTGGTATAATTCTCTTCTTTGCCATCTGCAGGCAAGGCCCAGACAATCACTCCATCAATTTGCTCATCATCAGCCGTTAAAAACTGCATTCTCTGCGCACGATCTGCGTATCTTTGCATGCTTTGGCGCTCATTTGCCAAATCAAGCTTTGAAATATTCAAAGAGGGAAGTATTTCCAGCGCAGCTCTATGATGCAAGTAAGAAGCAAAATTTTTAAATAGTTTAGTATCCAAAGAGGAAGGAGGATTCCACCCATTAGGCCATGCAGCAGGTGTTGGGTCTGATTGGATGGGAAGCATGCAATATTCCTTGAAAAATTATGTAATGGTAATATCTTGATCGTTCGACTGGTTTTCAATAACCAGACAGAGAGCCACCAACTCCCCTTTCAGTTTACCAATTTCTGTCGCCAGCATGCGCACATCGTCTGGCTTATCTTGAACAATAGCTTTTTGTAGCTTAGAAAATTCGGCATTCATTTTAGTAAATTTTGCCTGATACTCTTTCGCCATTTTTTTAATATCTTCAGGAGTATCATTTCGGGATGCCAGGCGCGCGTATTCGTAGCTTTTAGGCTCGACACTTTTTAAAGCTGCGAAAGCACCGTTTGCCTCTTTC
Coding sequences within it:
- a CDS encoding UvrD-helicase domain-containing protein, which translates into the protein MMKKFNVLDRQMILHQHYLLEASAGTGKTFSIQNIVVRLLIESQHGAEPLPLNKILVVTFTRAATRDLRLRIRSNIEQALHSLNEWINSKTIAGTTPDYLKAFMEDGEECVQKAKKRLQQALFGFDQAQIFTIHSFCSRMLKQYAMESDMGFHAMYGEETLPQSEILAVIRDFFRTEVRLESYSPAQLDIVLKEDPDQKKLLRTIKSGYDFEELPTFRQLYLQFVAIMYELKQIYPLQSLEMLADFQAQSASYRNYKSGETKAETLAKVARFAALFDQEEWTTEDFDKLIQDDLVWTMALDPKLLKSRKVASDALHYPTLTQELKQRLEPLVLQAGSFPVLLTRLARDCQKLLRRYQREEEKLSPDDLLRKMDWALDQAHFLEQIQLTYQAAIIDEFQDTDPIQWQIFRRLFIPDERVWTGYLYLVGDPKQSIYSFRQADIYTYLAAAQALGEHHCYSLDVNYRSQPHLVNALNALFSSENTPRLIPLPKKDFYLPYQPVFTSPSNQDRHFQDEKGAVHFFIGDGSAFKRPKWQDLEDKVFFPFIVQEIRRLQEQKGFAFRQFAVLVRDRHQALRLAEYFDAQQVPYLNQRGTSLAESTALTSLIDLIRAILHPHDRGAIRTALGTPLLGWNHAELKTDDYLEPILAVIQRLRQSLAEKGFAFFFQEFLQSSWRMDGISVLEHLLSKEGGLEFYHDLQQIADIAIDHRYREWNGPEGLIPFLDKFQLWQENDDERVKRFQDPSKDGVKILTLHFSKGLEFDIVFALGLAQRSGMRNELIPIEKEGQLLLTPLVEECEEHHRFCEETDAEKMRQLYVAMTRAKYQLYIPISLHFPTDRLAFGDASPIDLFLGRLWQPACSYGELYERIKQFNGKIFLEFIQEVGSKHHISYSIHEEISLAAIPKQANTCIDLKQPSPVEVVAPELIMASFSSLNHPSITTKRLLKAPPHDFNHPIKDVHTLPASSDTGVFIHQLLEKLSFGDFYSLKNSQEALPLVRPLIQRAAFKDWESVLADLAFNVMHADLGIHTTPFCLAELEPWQHYREMSFLFPYESSLALEGLMEVDGLIKGIVDLIFVHQKRYYIIDWKSNWLGNSPEDYHQSHLHEAMVEHGYLIQAKIYTEALKRYLSLVEPRPFEACFGGTLYLFLRGMQAGKQTGIYTIAP
- a CDS encoding exodeoxyribonuclease V subunit gamma, whose product is MVHDLDVFFSNRLSMLYQQLKHILFGVSTTPFKRRLVVVYGPAMKAWLTLQMAQDPDLGVAAGIEFVYLNQAFDQLLRLFQSPNSYIPSSLELSLAIEKELVASLKRFHYLTTAEQQDWLPLVYYLKLDPSQIGSSLKLTRKMEKRLVGLSQHLARIFQDYGRYAYPLVSKWEKGEQGGWQGRLWKTLFCDTNWSYPSRSFQQPLHPCSNCEVHFFSISFASRSEFDFLCRLTPYTQIYYYLLSPCAVFWSDIRSDKETAYLQSFWQQKLGTFSPHVLKLEELLRDRNPLLANFGRLGREMAHQIEESQAQTYARYLLPDHVNVLGEELFLHEDLQFDATEKPLTLLHAIQADMLVMRNPQGEPPFNLEQKDSSIQMHTAPTMRREVQILYHNLLSIIEKNSSISPSDIIVMAPQITEYVPYIQSIFGAVDSQLDFQILDLGMQTQSEIVQGFLQLLNLSESRWEVSQLLQLFEHRSFQRCHQLAQSDYYLIREWIEQAGIRWGEDWLHRNELLQRRHCQQGMVDETAVGTWDFGLTRLLLGLVLKSPAALSLDMLPCEGVDFSQTDLMGKWIRLLHSLRDDLSPLQDRTQMTMDDWSNYLLCLLDNYFKPDFEDSQSVEDYEELKAQFEILRSSARSFKQSHFSFQSVKIHLNHLLQQRGITYRENHLQSIRFCSLMPLRSIPAKVIALMGMQEGVFPRVSYHSSLNLMAGHDQVDYSPNPTDYDRYLFLEALQSASDCLLISHQGYSQQESKELQPSLVIEELFSYLNRHYTIQGKSIVEVCHFKHPFDSFDSRYFQAQTSLPNYSRTDYHSAKCYYQKDKHPPHSFLNEFTFVSHPQADLIPSHSVINLKALNSVARYPIKFYLNKGLEIYLQGEEDRKIKDEEELLLSSLDRYQLKQVALKEPFERVVQIAEKEGKLPFGLFKTVATKRLKEETDDLHERLHKHRIDPKTIFQVEFCTSCTEPCQIQEDQWLLPAVKLVYPDSYELVIVGKLAHVSSQGLVVTGKGTLADAWKAWPQFLLYDCAARLYPEKLQRQLIFTHATQPKKAFFEDSTPYLKQFVSYYALCLKNFSPLIPDWIPLIIEGNACGLQDKMRQLFSDSFGSYQSPDVRWILNKDNLPNAEALLQQWKELTELLAGDLMRFWYPSKQVSGVAE